One segment of Drosophila mauritiana strain mau12 chromosome 3R, ASM438214v1, whole genome shotgun sequence DNA contains the following:
- the LOC117142988 gene encoding protein RER1, whose amino-acid sequence MMNEDSSAAGGGGVKKFFQRLSQTYQSTLDRSTPHTRMRWVFAGFLLLLFVLRIFIYQGWYIVCYALGIYHLNLFIAFLTPKIDPEFDPYSQDDEDEGPNLPTRSNEEFRPFIRRLPEFKFWLSVAKSTLIGLICTFFDFFNVPVFWPILVMYFITLFCITMKRQIKHMIKYKYLPFTRNKPRYQRVNDLAGSGPGSVAGNSK is encoded by the exons ATGATGAACGAGGACAGCAGTGCTGCCGGCGGCGGCGGGGTTAAGAAGTTCTTTCAGCGCCTCTCACAG ACCTACCAATCCACCTTAGACCGTAGCACACCGCACACACGAATGCGCTGGGTGTTCGCCGGCTTTCTGCTCCTGCTCTTTGTGCTGCGCATCTTCATCTATCAAGGCTGGTACATCGTGTGCTATGCGCTTGGCATTTACCACTTGAACCTGTTTATCGCTTTTTTAACGCCCAAGATCGACCCGGAGTTCGATCCGTATTCGCAggacgacgaggacgaggGACCCAATCTGCCAACGCGCAGCAACGAAGAGTTCCGGCCATTCATTCGCCGCCTGCCGGAGTTCAAGTTCTGGCTGTCGGTGGCGAAAAGCACGCTCATCGGTCTGATATGTACGTTCTTCGATTTCTTCAACGTGCCGGTGTTCTGGCCCATCCTGGTTATGTACTTCATCACGCTCTTCTGCATCACGATGAAGCGCCAGATCAAGCATATGATCAAGTACAAGTACTTGCCGTTTACCCGCAATAAGCCGCGCTACCAGCGGGTCAACGACCTGGCGGGTTCCGGACCCGGCTCCGTGGCGGGCAACTCAAAGTGA
- the LOC117142987 gene encoding 3-ketodihydrosphingosine reductase, producing MELSWEMVLCVGIAVLVHVLVYLFVMAKKPRSIVGRHVVVTGGSKGIGLCLAVECAMKGANVTVIARDEKMLSGAVALMEVIRQRPDQKFQYRSLDIGGDYDQVAKVLGEIEDNFGPIYTLINCAGMAICGVFEEVSVQDVHKLMNVNFFGTYNCTRYVLPKMKKAGDGIIVITASQAAMFGIYGYGPYSATKYALRAMAETIAMESREHGVSVTLAMPCDTNTPGFEEEEKSKPRETKIISGGGGLIEPEVMAKAILKDALKGKFTSTVGAESWLITTLGGALLPWDGFFTNLLHAIVLGPLRLVSYALHKYFNSVIRKCAREDKAKAASEVESK from the exons ATGGAACTGAGCTGGGAGATGGTGCTCTGCGTGGGCATTGCGGTGCTGGTTCACGTTCTAGTCTACCTGTtcgtcatggccaagaaaCCGAGGAGCATTGTGGGTCGTCATGTGGTGGTCACCGGCGGCTCCAAGGGAATCGGACTCTGTCTGGCGGTAGAGTGCGCCATGAAGGGCGCCAATGTGACGGTGATAGCGCGCGACGAGAAAATGCTGA GCGGAGCAGTGGCTTTGATGGAAGTGATTCGCCAGCGGCCAGATCAAAAGTTCCAGTACAGAAGTCTGGACATTGGCGGCGATTATGACCAGGTGGCCAAAGTGCTTGGCGAGATCGAAGATAACTTCGGCCCCATTTACACCTTAATCAACTGTGCCGGAATGGCCATTTGCGGTGTGTTCGAGGAGGTCTCAGTCCAGGATGTCCACAAGCTGATGAACGTAAACTTCTTTGGAACCTATAACTGCACACGTTATGTCCTGCCCAAAATGAAGAAAGCGGGTGACGGCATTATTGTAATCACTGCCTCGCAGGCGGCTATGTTTGGCATCTATGGATACGGTCCTTACTCAGCCACCAAGTACGCCCTGAGAGCGATGGCGGAAACAATTGCAATGGAGTCTCGGGAGCACGGGGTCAGTGTCACTTTGGCCATGCCCTGCGATACGAATACACCCGGattcgaggaggaggagaagtcCAAGCCCAGGGAAACCAAAATAATCTCTGGTGGAGGAGGTCTCATAGAGCCGGAAGTTATGGCGAAAGCTATACTCAAGGATGCCCTG AAGGGCAAGTTCACCTCAACTGTTGGAGCAGAAAGCTGGCTGATCACCACTTTGGGTGGAGCATTGCTTCCTTGGGATGGTTTCTTTACCAATCTTCTGCACGCCATTGTTTTGGGACCGCTGCGACTAGTTAGCTACGCCCTGCACAAGTACTTCAATAGTGTTATACGCAAATGCGCTCGAGAGGATAAGGCCAAGGCCGCATCGGAAGTGGAGTCCAAGTGA
- the LOC117142989 gene encoding peptidyl-prolyl cis-trans isomerase NIMA-interacting 4: MPPKKDAKGGKEAGKGGKKPAAEDKSAGKEKKGGNAVKVRHILCEKQGKITEAMEKLKAGQKFPEVAAAYSEDKARQGGDLGWQIRGAMVGPFQDAAFALPISTVNNPVYTDPPIKTKFGYHIIMVEGKK; this comes from the exons ATGCCACCAAAAAAGGACGCGAAGGGTGGAAAGGAAGCAGGGAAAGGGGGCAAAAAGCCAGCCGCCGAAGACAAGT CTGCCGGTAAGGAGAAAAAGGGAGGCAATGCCGTGAAGGTTCGTCACATCTTGTGCGAGAAGCAGGGCAAGATCACCGAGGCGATGGAGAAGCTGAAGGCGGGCCAAAAGTTCCCCGAGGTAGCGGCTGCTTACAGCGAGGACAAGGCGCGACAAGGCGGCGATCTCGGATGGCAGATCCGAGGAGCGATGGTGGGTCCATTCCAGGACGCCGCCTTCGCGTTGCCCATCTCCACTGTTAACAATCCCGTGTACACAGATCCCCCGATCAAGACCAAGTTTGGCTACCACATCATCATGGTGGAGGGAAAGAAATGA
- the LOC117142984 gene encoding E3 SUMO-protein ligase RanBP2 has product MFTTRKEVDAHVHKMLGKLQPGRERDIKGLAVARMYMKVQEYPKAIEYLNGYLRVRDDAVGHNMIGTCYSRLNPPNVTEALQHYQRSIQMDPRQSEVVIDACELLLKENNASNTEGARYWLDQANSLDLSGNKQVFNLRMRVNLVDSNGGDESSREDGEHNTLEILMYKELQARPQDVNIRIQLLRSYVEKMKIDQAFNYALKTELESKNCTSQSTEWYEQIWMVLFKIEVAKDVKKNWRFWHFALHTLDRLVQLSLEGSGLADSSKQLFRLDQYLFKFSTSIERSGDDPQRDLHQACVDHFTGQLLLHAVTLIFKREVLTNKNKWMSTLRSALPLMLLGYQVRPIEDLSTKQWIKHCDAEQKQLIQMWRPQGSFRCAQLGRTILGCLDRSQMEIKNDRENADFDENKNSGNSMPGLFSDSEELLASAHQQCLDKSWRSQLYQQLFTHAEHKLKDTSSHLVRNQRLQLPLFEWPNLAHIEDYELQALVLPPHSLAQHVYLALGTDPNKLGDAQRVVFYEGFQRDVKQNLNYCGQDSISQVDVDLYLYATTIQTRRKLQIQREVYDSSNLGNRNAAARPHMMPFANLVGQLSAPEQSNWWDLVVRLNSNQLITEGNRVEQRAQLQHGLEAVRGVNGPKADAIIIFQLGKILNSRSDRSSLETRIDTLYRQGFSILRHQHTQQMESYVRVFKYGSAGSTAAWQDLQSLAEEAVTYFSEKMFRIGEYEQFLDEVRGLNLPMAYFLQSEACHHLEESSKLPRTARDRYSERRREFLQKTQKLIKNDDKHPLIAAMHRHQQDRNSRGIDNSFGSPDVHNNSSAYEDAEDDFYSHAAFPANRSRRHIEVTPVTPIVVAQPNQEMEQAVKQINKSLCVLKDDVSVGMEAMRQDIKVLTEKLTGLEDLLKKIKISSRETPTRDVDPAAALGLDDLFIIEDALAEHQQQQHQQQQSNNQGAVHPVVPNPYACGFYNGVPNTPSAQERFLQGPYGSPMFNQNQMYNYYAAQAQAQAQAQFLRTPPAPGSIPPPNMFGPRNPNFGLPSMFPPPTVPSVAPYIDAMGNFTQPPPSLIPPPAQPAAPPAPLNILESKPVVALPTPGFFNTTTPVFGASPIQVPQSKPLTVPTVPVPSTAPAPPSAATVNPAATTAAPPPVHIPQVAPSVPAQPPAPVPVSVPSLFNRALNNQPVEKEPPANVVITSSDPLPKPTTASVQPTLSVTIPAQHIKPSLVQAPEQPAQPAQPSVSAVGSFSFNFGSKSSESPFSFKTQVAKAAAEKQKEQEEAEQNQSDQTDLNKTLPQDTSADDYDPRPDFKPIIPLPDEVVVRTGEEGEDIKFTSRAKLFRYVDKEWKERGTGVIKILCDKTTGVSRVLMRRDQTHKVCANHTITADITINVSSQDKDKKSLLWAANDFADEQVTLERFLVRFKTGELAEEFRVAFTDASEAAKSKETVKPTVNTAELPKSEKGSTATAPASFSLSKNFVTSTPAANSLTSKPQEQTKTQPIPDPPATAAKSLFGTLSGVSAAPAKSAPSSATPFASFSFTPNGTSGFGTSTASPFGNLSFGTASAVGSGNNTTLFTTALIKDNTVQGETPQQEPQLNKSNSSDAEEEYVPTAQFVPVIALPDIVEVVTGEENEDVLFEHRAKLLRWDKEANEWKERGLGNMKLLRDRTDPNKVRLLMRREQVHKLCCNQRLLPETKFTYATNCKAAVTWGAQDYSDEELTTALLAVRFKTQDVCQQFFEAVQKAQQSIGKEPKKEVSSAAGEKEKPIKGFGDAFKPKAGSWNCQACYTSNGQDQLYCLACQEPKDATVPPKQSGLDQGNALNLTTSSSNKFSFGFAPSAALPATGGFSFGGATQSKEKPAAAVVTASVSAPTSVAPVQTAALGFGKASMTSGFGDAFKPAVGSWSCSACYVSNPGKSLYCSACEAPKDDTVPKKENSLGSGLNLPATSKFSFGFGAAAASNKDQTADGATFKFAAPAMPAAVAPTTSIGSSSFSFSMTSKPDHQQPKSPAAKEDEDNDSHEVEEEENNTYFSPVIPLPDKIDVKTGEEDEELLYVHKAKLYRLDGADWKERGLGDVKILRHRQTKKLRVVMRREQVFKICLNHVLNENVVYREKTETSWMFAVYDFSEGESVLERFTLRFKNKEVAQGFNKAIKNALNGTAKAIEDIPYSIVGSASQSTEATKTISTPNEPSQENDGAAKSRGGEPDVLVVGKPSSVRPTTHEVIPPLPMTLPLLTLPQPLAKPNDYQTPATILFKGSSLSKSTSSSSEASKTPSSAFIFGSTEKSEPGKDASPLANLQKLASGEGQGNVLGSIFCSGLSNEKSTDDSVKFVFGGGNKAAEQQKKDSSEFAFGGTKADSQSPATQEAPKLAFGGKATPVFGDANPFGGLKVNLQKSDGKEAPKSIFGGSNIFGMPKTETQSPARDFVFGSAPAFGQKPTVSFTDVAKQAAVKNEKQEDITSNKTTDLEAGGKDKKEVVPETTSTFADLANKTGSTFADLASNPGGTFADLANKTGNDFANLSANSQGSVVGFNKSAGGGFYNLTHQNAFKNFQSSPQAKEDCDDEGDATTDDNYDPHYDAIVELPDEIVVTTGEENETKLYGERAKLYRYDAESKQWKERGVGEIKVLEHPELQTFRLIMRQEQIHKLILNMNISASLQMDYMIDQKKSFLWAGYNYAVDAEGKVDTEGVLERLACRFAKEEIAEEFLNTVNSCIERAKALQGDEEDKNDDALEEQASS; this is encoded by the exons ATGTTTACAACGCGAAAAGAAGTGGACGCACACGTCCACAAAATGTTGGGAAAACTTCAGCCGGGACGAGAG CGCGATATCAAAGGCTTGGCTGTAGCTCGAATGTACATGAAAGTGCAGGAATACCCAAAAGCCATCGAGTATTTGAACGGCTATCTCCGGGTGAGGGACGACGCAGTAGGCCATAACATGATTGGCACTTGCTACAGTAGGCTGAACCCGCCCAATGTGACAGAGGCACTGCAGCATTACCAACGTTCCATTCAAATGGATCCGCGTCAGTCAGAGGTTGTCATTGACGCCTGCGAACTTCTGTTGAAGGAGAACAACGCATCAAACACGGAGGGCGCCAGGTACTGGTTGGATCAGGCAAATAGCCTTGATTTAAGCGGCAACAAGCAAGTCTTCAATCTGCGAATGCGTGTAAATCTCGTGGATAGTAACGGCGGGGATGAGAGCAGTCGCGAAGACGGCGAGCACAATACCCTCGAGATTCTTATGTACAAGGAACTGCAGGCACGTCCCCAGGATGTTAATATACGCATACAACTGCTGCGCAGCTATGttgaaaaaatgaaaatagacCAGGCCTTCAACTATGCTCTCAAAACGGAACTGGAGTCCAAAAACTGCACGAGCCAGTCGACCGAATGGTACGAGCAGATCTGGATGGTCCTTTTCAAGATAGAAGTGGCCAAGGATGTGAAGAAGAACTGGCGATTTTGGCACTTCGCCTTGCACACTCTCGATCGTCTCGTGCAGCTAAGCCTGGAGGGCAGTGGACTGGCAGACAGCAGCAAGCAGTTGTTTAGACTTGACCAATATCTATTCAAGTTTAGCACTTCGATAGAGAGGTCAGGCGACGATCCGCAGCGGGATCTCCACCAGGCCTGTGTTGACCACTTTACCGGCCAGCTTCTGCTTCACGCGGTGACACTGATTTTCAAACGTGAGGTGCtgacaaataaaaacaaatggaTGAGCACGCTTCGCTCCGCATTGCCACTTATGCTGCTTGGTTACCAGGTGCGACCGATCGAAGATTTGAGTACCAAACAATGGATAAAGCACTGCGACGCGGAACAGAAGCAGTTGATACAGATGTGGCGCCCGCAGGGCTCTTTTCGATGTGCCCAGCTTGGACGAACCATTTTGGGCTGCTTGGACCGGTCacaaatggaaattaaaaacGATAGGGAAAATGCCGACTTTGATGAGAATAAAAATTCGGGAAACTCTATGCCTGGATTATTTAGCGACTCTGAAGAGCTGTTGGCCAGCGCTCATCAACAATGCTTGGACAAGAGCTGGCGGAGTCAACTTTACCAACAGCTCTTTACCCACGCCGAACACAAACTAAAGGATACGTCTTCGCATCTGGTGCGGAACCAGCGTCTGCAGCTGCCTCTTTTTGAGTGGCCCAATCTGGCGCATATCGAGGACTACGAACTGCAAGCGTTGGTGCTGCCGCCACACTCCTTAGCCCAACATGTCTACCTGGCGCTGGGCACCGACCCGAACAAACTTGGAGATGCGCAACGCGTGGTCTTTTATGAGGGTTTCCAACGGGATGTTAAGCAGAATCTAAACTACTGTGGGCAAGATTCAATCAGCCAGGTAGATGTGGACCTCTACCTCTATGCCACAACCATTCAGACCAGACGGAAATTGCAAATCCAGCGTGAAGTGTATGACTCCTCCAATTTGGGAAATCGAAATGCTGCCGCCCGGCCGCATATGATGCCATTTGCCAATCTGGTGGGTCAACTAAGCGCACCGGAGCAAAGTAACTGGTGGGATCTGGTGGTGCGACTTAACTCAAACCAGCTTATCACTGAAGGTAATCGCGTCGAGCAACGAGCTCAACTACAACATGGATTGGAAGCGGTGCGCGGCGTGAATGGCCCCAAAGCAGATGCCATCATCATTTTTCAGTTGGGAAAGATTTTGAATTCCCGATCGGATCGTTCTTCTCTAGAAACACGTATCGATACCCTGTACAGGCAAGGATTTTCAATTTTACGCCACCAGCACACTCAGCAGATGGAATCCTATGTCCGCGTCTTTAAGTACGGATCCGCCGGCTCAACGGCAGCATGGCAAGATCTTCAGTCGTTGGCTGAGGAAGCCGTCACCTATTTTAGCGAGAAAATGTTTAGGATAGGAGAGTATGAGCAGTTTTTGGACGAGGTCCGGGGACTTAATCTGCCCATGGCCTACTTTTTGCAATCGGAGGCGTGTCATCATCTTGAGGAATCTTCCAAGCTGCCTCGAACTGCCCGAGATCGTTACTCTGAGCGGAGACGTGAATTTCTGCAGAAAACGCAAAAGTTAATCAAAAATGATGATAAGCACCCACTCATAGCGGCCATGCATAGACATCAACAGGACCGCAATAGTCGGGGTATCGATAATAGCTTCGGTAGTCCGGATGTGCATAACAATTCATCCGCCTACGAGGATGCGGAAGATGACTTCTATTCCCATGCAGCCTTCCCTGCCAATCGATCACGTCGTCATATAGAAGTCACCCCAGTCACTCCCATTGTTGTTGCACAACCGAATCAGGAGATGGAGCAGGCTGTGAAGCAGATCAACAAGTCACTGTGTGTGCTCAAGGACGATGTGAGTGTGGGAATGGAAGCCATGCGACAGGATATCAAAGTTCTTACTGAGAAGTTAACTGGGCTGGAGGATTTGCTTAAGAAGATCAAGATCAGCAGTCGAGAAACGCCTACACGGGACGTTGATCCCGCGGCTGCCTTAGGTCTGGACGACCTCTTCATAATTGAGGATGCACTAGCtgagcatcagcagcaacaacatcagcagcagcagagcaACAACCAAGGTGCAGTCCACCCAGTCGTTCCAAATCCATATGCTTGTGGCTTCTACAACGGGGTGCCAAACACGCCATCCGCCCAAGAGCGCTTTCTGCAGGGACCATACGGAAGTCCCATGTTTAACCAAAACCAGATGTACAATTACTACGCTGCTCAAGCTCAGGCTCAAGCCCAAGCGCAGTTCTTGCGGACTCCTCCAGCTCCAGGATCAATTCCACCCCCCAATATGTTTG GTCCTCGAAATCCAAACTTTGGCTTGCCCAGTATGTTTCCCCCGCCGACCGTGCCTTCGGTAGCACCTTACATTGACGCCATGGGCAACTTTACCCAGCCTCCGCCAAGTCTGATACCTCCTCCCGCTCAGCCAGCAGCGCCTCCAGCTCCCTTGAATATTCTTGAGTCTAAGCCTGTGGTTGCACTGCCAACTCCAGGATTCTTCAATACGACAACGCCGGTCTTTGGAGCTTCGCCCATTCAAGTTCCGCAGTCGAAACCATTAACTGTTCCAACGGTGCCAGTACCTAGtactgctcctgctccaccAAGTGCTGCAACTGTGAATCCAGCGGCAACAACTGCTGCTCCGCCTCCTGTTCATATACCTCAAGTGGCTCCTTCTGTTCCTGCACAGCCACCTGCACCCGTCCCTGTTAGTGTGCCGTCTTTGTTCAACCGTGCGTTGAACAATCAGCCCGTGGAAAAGGAGCCGCCAGCCAATGTGGTCATAACCAGTTCAGATCCGTTGCCGAAACCCACGACTGCCAGTGTCCAGCCCACTTTAAGTGTGACCATCCCAGCACAGCATATCAAGCCAAGTTTGGTTCAGGCACCGGAACAGCCGGCACAACCGGCGCAGCCATCGGTGTCAGCAGTAGGATCGTTCAGCTTTAACTTTGGCAGTAAGTCCTCTGAAAGTCCTTTTTCGTTCAAGACACAGGTGGCTAAAGCAGcagccgaaaaacaaaaggaacAGGAGGAAGCTGAGCAAAACCAAAGTGATCAAACTGATCTCAACAAAACTCTGCCACAAGATACTTCAGCAGATGATTACGATCCTCGTCCCGATTTCAAGCCCATTATCCCACTGCCCGATGAAGTGGTGGTTCGAACCGGCGAGGAGGGCGAGGACATCAAGTTTACCAGCCGAGCCAAACTCTTTCGATATGTTGACAAGGAGTGGAAGGAGCGCGGTACAGGGGTGATCAAAATTTTATGCGACAAAACCACCGGCGTTTCTCGAGTCTTGATGCGTCGTGATCAAACTCACAAAGTGTGTGCTAATCACACAATCACTGCAGACATTACGATAAATGTTTCTAGCCAGGACAAGGATAAGAAATCCCTTCTGTGGGCGGCAAATGACTTTGCGGATGAGCAAGTTACATTGGAGAGATTCCTGGTGCGTTTCAAAACAGGGGAGTTGGCTGAAGAGTTCAGGGTGGCTTTTACAGACGCAAGCGAGGCCGCCAAGTCGAAGGAAACCGTGAAACCGACGGTAAACACAGCGGAACTTCCAAAGAGCGAGAAAGGATCAACTGCGACTGCTCCAGCGTCATTTAGTTTATCCAAGAACTTTGTAACAAGCACCCCCGCAGCCAATTCGCTAACCAGTAAGCCTCAGGAGCAAACGAAAACTCAGCCTATACCGGAcccaccagcaacagcagctaaGTCACTGTTTGGAACCTTGTCAGGGGTCAGTGCTGCTCCTGCAAAATCTGCGCCATCCTCTGCCACACCATTTGCCAGCTTTAGCTTCACGCCGAATGGAACATCAGGATTTGGAACTTCCACCGCCTCTCCGTTCGGAAACCTTTCCTTTGGTACCGCTTCTGCGGtgggcagcggcaacaacactACCCTCTTTACCACGGCTTTAATCAAGGACAATACAGTTCAAGGCGAGACGCCTCAGCAGGAGCCACAATTAAACAAGTCAAACTCCTCGGATGCTGAGGAGGAGTATGTGCCCACGGCTCAGTTCGTGCCTGTTATTGCTCTGCCCGATATAGTGGAAGTGGTCACCGGCGAAGAGAATGAGGATGTGCTCTTCGAGCATCGTGCCAAGCTTCTGCGTTGGGATAAGGAAGCGAATGAGTGGAAGGAGCGCGGTCTTGGTAATATGAAGCTCCTTCGGGATCGCACTGATCCCAACAAGGTTCGCCTGCTTATGAGGCGCGAGCAGGTCCATAAGCTGTGCTGCAATCAGCGACTGTTGCCCGAGACCAAGTTCACTTATGCAACGAACTGTAAGGCGGCCGTCACATGGGGTGCTCAGGATTATTCCGATGAGGAGTTAACCACCGCATTGCTCGCTGTGCGATTTAAGACGCAAGACGTTTGTCAGCAATTCTTCGAGGCTGTGCAAAAGGCTCAACAAAGTATTGGAAAGGAACCTAAAAAGGAGGTCTCTTCTGCCGCTGGAGAAAAGGAGAAGCCAATAAAGGGCTTTGGAGACGCCTTTAAGCCTAAGGCAGGCAGTTGGAACTGCCAAGCCTGCTATACCAGCAATGGCCAGGATCAGCTCTACTGCCTGGCCTGTCAGGAGCCCAAAGATGCCACTGTTCCCCCCAAGCAATCGGGGTTGGACCAAGGGAACGCGTTAAATCTTACCACTAGCTCCTCAAACAAGTTTTCGTTTGGCTTTGCCCCCTCAGCAGCTCTTCCCGCCACAGGTGGATTTAGTTTCGGTGGCGCCACGCAGTCAAAGGAgaagccagcagcagcggTTGTGACAGCCTCGGTTTCGGCACCTACGTCAGTTGCGCCTGTTCAAACGGCAGCCCTTGGCTTTGGAAAGGCTTCAATGACTTCTGGGTTCGGGGACGCCTTCAAACCTGCAGTCGGTAGTTGGTCATGTAGCGCATGCTATGTGAGCAATCCCGGAAAGTCTCTTTACTGCAGCGCCTGTGAAGCGCCCAAGGACGACACGGTACCAAAGAAGGAGAACTCACTAGGATCGGGACTTAATCTGCCAGCTACCTCCAAGTTTAGCTTTGGTTTCGGAGCCGCAGCGGCTAGTAACAAAGATCAGACTGCCGATGGCGCAACCTTCAAGTTCGCGGCTCCTGCAATGCCCGCAGCTGTTGCTCCGACTACCTCAATTGGATCCAGCAGCTTCAGCTTCTCCATGACCTCCAAGCCCGACCACCAGCAGCCAAAGAGTCCAGCAGCTAAGGAGGATGAAGATAACGATTCGCAcgaggtggaggaggaggagaacaACACATACTTTTCACCAGTAATCCCATTGCCCGATAAG ATCGATGTGAAAACAGGtgaggaggacgaggagctaTTGTATGTGCATAAGGCCAAGTTGTACCGCCTAGACGGGGCCGATTGGAAGGAGCGCGGCTTGGGGGATGTGAAGATCCTGCGCCATAGGCAGACCAAAAAGCTGCGCGTGGTCATGCGTCGAGAGCAGGTGTTCAAGATCTGTCTTAACCATGTGCTCAACGAGAATGTGGTGTACAGGGAAAAGACTGAGACGTCGTGGATGTTTGCTGTATACGATTTTAGCGAGGGTGAGAGTGTCCTTGAGCGATTTACTTTGCGTTTCAAAAACAAGGAGGTGGCACAAGGATTTAACAAAGCGATCAAAAATGCCCTTAATGGAACCGCAAAGGCGATAGAAGATATCCCATATTCAATAGTCGGCTCCGCTTCCCAATCGACGGAAGCGACTAAAACAATAAGTACACCAAATGAACCGTCCCAAGAAAATGATGGGGCGGCTAAGAGCAGAGGAGGCGAACCGGATGTACTTGTTGTTGGCAAACCCTCTTCTGTAAGGCCAACCACACACGAAGTAATCCCTCCACTTCCCATGACCCTTCCCCTACTGACACTCCCCCAGCCATTGGCCAAGCCTAACGATTACCAAACACCTGCCACCATATTGTTCAAAGGCAGTTCGCTGAGCAAAAGTACCTCTTCGTCTTCTGAGGCAAGCAAAACGCCTAGTTCGGCATTCATTTTCGGTAGCACGG AAAAATCGGAGCCTGGAAAGGATGCCAGCCCATTGGCTAATCTTCAAAAACTAGCATCAGGCGAAGGACAAGGAAACGTTCTGGGATCTATATTCTGTAGCGGCTTGTCAAACGAAAAATCGACTGACGATTCTGTCAAGTTCGTTTTCGGAGGTGGAAATAAAGCGGCTGAGCAACAGAAGAAAGATTCATCAGAGTTTGCCTTTGGAGGCACTAAAGCGGATTCCCAATCACCAGCGACCCAAGAAGCACCGAAGTTGGCCTTCGGTGGAAAGGCCACACCAGTGTTCGGAGACGCCAATCCCTTTGGAGGTCTCAAGGTTAATTTGCAAAAATCAGATGGCAAGGAAGCACCGAAATCTATTTTTGGCGGGTCCAACATCTTTGGAATGCCCAAAACTGAAACCCAGTCACCTGCTAGAGACTTCGTGTTTGGCAGTGCACCCGCTTTTGGACAAAAGCCAACCGTCTCATTTACAGACGTGGCCAAACAAGCAGCcgtaaaaaatgaaaaacaagagGACATTACCTCGAATAAAACCACTGATCTTGAAGCGGGAGGCAAGGACAAGAAGGAAGTGGTGCCGGAGACTACCAGCACGTTTGCCGATTTGGCCAACAAGACAGGCAGTACGTTTGCCGATTTGGCAAGCAATCCGGGCGGCACTTTTGCTGATTTAGCGAACAAGACTGGCAATGACTTTGCCAACCTGTCGGCCAATAGCCAGGGCAGTGTCGTGGGATTCAACAAGTCCGCCGGGGGCGGCTTTTATAACCTCACGCATCAGAACGCTTTCAAAAACTTCCAATCTTCGCCGCAAGCCAAAGAAGACTGCGATGATGAAGGCGACGCCACCACTGATGACAACTACGATCCGCACTATGATGCCATTGTTGAGCTGCCGGATGAGATAGTTGTCACCACGGGAGAGGAGAACGAGACTAAGCTGTATGGCGAGCGGGCGAAGCTTTATCGCTATGACGCCGAATCGAAACAATGGAAGGAGCGAG gtGTCGGTGAGATAAAGGTGCTGGAGCACCCGGAGCTGCAGACATTCCGACTGATCATGCGGCAGGAGCAGATCCACAAGCTGATTCTTAACATGAATATCTCCGCCTCCCTGCAAATGGATTACATGATAGATCAGAAGAAGAGCTTCCTGTGGGCCGGCTACAACTACGCGGTGGACGCAGAGGGTAAAGTGGACACCGAGGGCGTCCTGGAACGCCTTGCCTGTCGATTCGCCAAGGAGGAGATCGCCGAAGAGTTCCTCAACACGGTCAATTCGTGCATAGAACGAGCAAAGGCCTTACAAGGTGATGAGGAGGACAAGAATGACGACGCGCTGGAGGAGCAGGCGAGCTCATAA